The genomic segment GTGTGTGGTAATGATGCTTGAGATGACTTGTGTGTGGtgatgatcatttagatgacttgtgTGCTTCTCTATATGCTTATGCTTATGTTGGTTGTGATGATGTTCATTTAGAGACTTGTGTGTGATGATGCTTATGCATATATTGTTGTGATGGTGCCGGATGATATCCCGTTGTGTTTTATATGTCTATCCCATCATATATATCTGCTGATATGTGCTGTTATTTGAATTGAATTGATttgaaaacaaacagaaaaaaagaaaaaaaagcaaaagcaaactatgccgacggctaggccgtcggcatagggctagcgtgagctcccagtagctgacacgtggcacctatgccgacggcctagccgttcGCTTAGTTTAAAAACTGTGCCGACGGCTAGACCGTCGGCATAGGCGCCCACGTGTCAGCTACTGGGAGCTCTGTATGAAggactatgccgacggcctggccgtTGGCTTAGTTTCAAACTATGCCAACGGCccagccgtcggcatagccctgGTCCACGAGCAGCGGCTAGTCGCCACGTGGGCGCCTATGCCGATGGTcgagccgtcggcatagtttttgactaagccgacggctaggccgtcggcatagggatGCCACGTGGCGACTAGTCGTTGGGCAGACTTGACGGCGGCCGCCGTTAGGCGTGATAGTTGCCGACGGccggggccgtcggcatagatgtacGGCCCCCGTCGGCGTATCATATATGCCAACGGCttttctatgccgacggcctccCTGGCTGTGCCGACGCATATGTTGCCGACGgccctatgccgacgggggccgtcggcataggtctaTCCCGACGGGACTCGGGCCTATGCGGACggccctggccgtcggcatagggggcGATTCCGGTAGTGAACGGAAGCTCTCACATTCCAGGCACCAACTTGCGGGATTGGAATCCAGGCGTTCTCTACATCACTTCAGCCAGGATTCAGAATATTTACTCCTTTTCCTCTGCCAAAAAGGGCATCCCATTCCAGATATGTGCCGTAGATTCTCTCGGCTCGATCGTTCGTATACCCACCCGCCACCCTAGCTGCCCTATCTCCCTAGCTAGTATCTCGCTCGATCGATAGCGTGGGCACCGACAAGAAAGGCGAATTTCTGCGTGTGGCTCTGGGCTACTGCACCTCCAAGAGGCATCAGCATCTGCTTATCACGTCGACCGGATAGAGTGTGCAGACGTAGTCACCAGCTCCTTCATCCAAAAAAGTTCAGAATCAGAATGTAATTAATTGAGCTGTTTTATGGCACCCTGGGGTAAATTAATTAGCCCCACTGACCTTTCAGTCGCCAAGCCGATGGCAATCCCGATACCATTCCAGCAACAAGGCCGTCGGGGTGGCGCCCCAagcacctataaatagtgggcaCCCAAGCAGCACAACGATCATCAAACCATAACCACCGGAGCTTCTCAAGTGCAAAAACCATCAGAAAAGGCTTCAGCGCAAACGTAGCTCGGTTTCCGATCCAGTTGGAGATGTCTTCTTCTGGGTCAAGGAGCGCATCCCGCGGCGGCGCCAACCCGGAGTGGAGCAAGAAGGAGAACAAGCTGTTCGAGGACGCACTCGCCTACTACGGCAAGGGCACGCCCGACCGCTGGCTCAAGGTGTCCCGCGCCATGGGCGGGACCAAGGCGGCCGACGAGGTGCGCCGCCACTACGAGATCCTTGATAGCGACATCAAGCTGATCGACTCCGGCAGGGTCCCCTTTCCCAAGTACAACACCCAGGGGGCTTGGAACTGATCCATCAATCAAGGTAACCAAAACCCTGCGTGATCCTTGTCTCTTGTCTACAGTTTATAAGTGTGAAGTGTCAGCAAGTCCTCAGTGCTATATGGTGATCTCAATCACTTGTCAAAATAAAGGTAGACCATGCCCTAGATTGACAAAGAAACCGCAATGGAATGCCGCTTGTCATTGCTGTCAATTCCTTGGTTGTTTCTGCCCCAGATGCACTGCCAACGTTAGTGTGATGGTGATTCCGTGATTGCACTATTATTACACAAGCAAAGAGGATCCGGCACATAATTTAAGCCTGGACCTGGAACTTTGAACAGCATCATGCACGCACTATTTGCTTGCATGGATGCGCTAATCTTAGAGATCCTGCATCCAGGCTGTTAATTGAAGTCTGTTTTGCACACTCTTTAGCGCCAAAACCATGGTACCCCTTGAGAGGCAGCGCTGCATATCCTA from the Triticum urartu cultivar G1812 unplaced genomic scaffold, Tu2.1 TuUngrouped_contig_373, whole genome shotgun sequence genome contains:
- the LOC125527382 gene encoding transcription factor RADIALIS-like, encoding MSSSGSRSASRGGANPEWSKKENKLFEDALAYYGKGTPDRWLKVSRAMGGTKAADEVRRHYEILDSDIKLIDSGRVPFPKYNTQGAWN